ACTCCAGTTTGTCTGACCTTTGGTATGAAAGTGCTCCTAAAGTCACAGCTGTTGAAAACAGGAAAAGCAATAGGAGTGTGTCAGCAGAGGGGTTAAGTGTTTTGCGAAGGAGAGAAATTACTGATCACCAACGCTTAGCAAAagcaccccctccagctcagtaCAAACCTCTAGAGCCTGGGAAAATGGATGAGAAGCTTTTTGAGGATGCTACCAAAAGCACCTCCCAATGCCAAAGTCCCACACCATCTACTCCAGAGGTCCGGCTCAGATAATTGGAAGATATAATCAGCAGGCTTTTCTCTGATCTTCTCCCTGCCGCCGCCAGCACATCTTCCccgaaagaaaagaaaacagagcttGCAGGATTTGACTTGCTTCCTCTGAAGGAAATCAGATAAGTGATGGCAAAAATCTCTGAAGATGATGACTCTTGTAGCCAGCACACTGACCATCTGCATGCCAGAGAGGATGCTGTGATCCAAACCACTGCTGATTCAGTTTACGACAAGCTTTTGGCACCATTTCAATCTCAAGTCAGCATGCAGAACTGCTTAAGAAATGGGTGCCTGGTTCTTTCTGAAGCTCTTTGTGACTTGGTCTTCCAAGAGGTTTCCGCGAGTCCACTGCAGAGCTCTCTTTCTGGGGAATCACCACTTCACCACCGTGCCGAAGCAGACAATATTGTTGGAGATACACCtagagatgtttctgagcctctGGAGAACCCAAACACCGTACCATCGGACCTGAGTAAAATAGTTCCTCTTATCATCAAAAAACTAGCAGGAAATCTGTCCGTGTTTTCATCCCTCTTTCCCATTGCGGAgatggatgcagaaaagactttgTTGCTGAAGGATGCAACTGCTGGCAGAAGCTCACGGCACCAGCGACATTTATCAAGGGCCGAAGTGAGCGCACTTGCTGAGAACTTGGACCAGGCTGTGGAAGAAGGCCTGTCCAGACATCAAATCAGCCTTGTGCCAGCTACAGGGGAAGAGCCACCGCGATGTCCAGAGCAGGAAGGAGCACTTATTCCTGGAGGCCGAAAGTACTACCTGATTATACCACAACAATCTGGATCTGAGCAAGACCTGTACAATGACATAACAGGTTTTGATGCACATCTTCCACAAGACGTGGTTACCGTCATAATTGAGGAACTCTCTGATGGCCCCCTTTTACGGGTGGTGAGCAACCGACTGAGCCAAAGCATGACAGACCCAGACAGGCTTGCCAAGCAGGCTCTTTCCCATGAGTCTATTAGTGCAGAGTCTAAGTCATGGCAAGATGAAGAGGCAGTCCCAGGTACAAGTGCAGACAAGACCCCAACAGGGACAGAGGAGTTAGCCACACTGAGAGCTCTTCAGCCCAAGGTGGACCTCCTCACACAACTGGCAGCTCACTACACTGAGGatgaggagggagaagagagggtgGAAGATGACCTCCTtgaatcagagcagcagtgggaggaagaagaagagctGCAGCTGATCGAGGAGACCACTCCAGTCAAATCCTCTCCGTATTTGTGGAGCCCGCTGGGTTCATTCATGGACACTGAACCATCAAGGTAACTTTTTTCTGGCAGTGCAGCGAGAGTGGGAGCTGTGGTGGAGGGGGATCATCTGGGGTCTCTGGACAGAGCGGTCCCTATGTTAGACTGGGTTTGGTATGAAGGTGCACAGGGctctgccccactctctgctTGCTTGTAACCAGAGCTGTTCACTGGTGCAACACAGTGGGACCAGACGGTGTCAGGAACTCTGTGCTTCCTACATGGCTCATTTACTCTGCCACCATCTGTGCacttcctccccatgcccagaTCATGCTCCACAGCCACAACTGGTGGGATGACGTGTTCAGCAGAGGGGCATTAGAGCAAgggcatctctcccagctatacctCCTGTACATCCAGACTCCACTGGGAGAAAATCCTCTGTGAGGCTGGGGGCCTGGTCTTGGCCCCTCCAATATTTTCACCGGCTGcttccaactgtttagtttgaAGCAGTGAATGTTtcctgctgtgggaggggagaCCTTCTTGGGTGCATCTGTCCCAGCACACATGGGCATCCCTAGCAGCGttgtccctggggcagcactTGGGCCTACAGGCAGGCCACACCTGGGGGTTCTCCACTCTGACTGTGATACGGCTAGGACAGGGAGCAAGCCCGAGGACTGTCTGCCCCTGCTTACCAGAAGggcattaactggcatgccaccttgcccgggaagcagcagacatgGGTCTGAAGTCCTACCAACCCAGAAACAGCTTGAACCTGCTTCAGCTTTTCCTAGCAtcatgctctaaccactaggtcatAATCTATGCCTTGCTTAGAGCTCTCCCTATCTCTCTTCTCCAAGCTTGCTCCCCTGGCAGCCAAAGCAGGGAGGTAAGTGGGGATATGAGGTGGTCCAAGGTTTTATCCTGGTTCCCAATGCAAAGAAGAAACCCAGGTGTTATGTAGCCATTTCAGCCACCAAATGTGAAGCTAAGTTCAAAGGGTGGTCGTATTCCACTGCTGAGAATCACAATCTCAAACCGCATAAGGGGGAAGCAATGGCATTTCACAGGTGAACAGTACATTGGACTGGGCCTACGAGACCTGTGAGATGAAGTGCGTCacccaaggtcacccagcagagcagtggcagagtcCCAGGCAGCTTTCCAGCCGCTGCATCCCCAGCCATGTAgtatttcagcaggacagtgcCCTCGCCTCCTGTTTCAAAAGCACGTCTTTGTGCTGAGCACATTGTCAGTGTGGAGAACAAGAAATAAAGATGAAAAATACTATTGAAATGCTAATGTTACAGCCCTTTACTCCTGCTcatctctaaatccaaatgactctttccttttgtttttagtttGGCTGTTGGAGGACTCTCAGCATCACTGGAAGCACACACAACACTTGAAAGTATgcaatttgcatttcttttaggGTTTCATTTATTTCCCTTAATGTCTCTACAATTGTCTATcacttctttcattcctttcatCCCAGCTATCAtttggctggtgaaaaaccgtCTCCAAATACAGTAGTCTAGAGGATAGTTATGCTACCCATGTGGGGGATTTGTCCAGCACAGACTTTTTCTGGCAAGGGGAGTCATGTTTGAAAGGGAAGCTCGTCACACCTTCCCCATGGTTTTCCTTCTGTCTGGCAGTTCCCTGCACAAACATCCCCACTAACAGCCTGCACAATGAATCTGAATTTGCACCTGATCTGTGGGTGTGGAAGAACCAGCTCGTTCATACAGCATCCCCCACATGTGCATCGCTGTTAGGACAGCACAACGGGGCCCTTTCTTCCAGGCACTAGGCAGTATTCAAGCATGCCCCAGAGGTAGCACCAAAACACATGAAAACAGAGACAAACctgctccagaaaaaaaagagagcatgcACTGGTTCGTCCTAAGCAGTGGCCATGCCTGTGTGCTTCAGCATTGCACCAGGGATCGCCGCAGCGAGGGTCGCAGCATGAGCTCTGCACaagctgtccctcccctgcaaTGGAAATCAGGTGGTGTGTGTACATCAGGAGGCTCAGCCAGGAGTGAGAGCTGCCTGGATCCAAGCTGGGTGGGGACATGGCatcaggcagggaaggcagcgTGTGCAGAAGCAGGCACAGTGCACCTCAccgcacccctccctgctggggcacaAGCGGCCGAGACAGGCCTGTGGGCACAAAACCTCACAGGACACTTCTTTGCAGCGATGCTAAAACAACACTAGAAACATCACTCATAGAAGTGAAAATTAGTCCCAGGTGAGCTGACTGTGGATGTGCCTTGGTTTACAGGGATGTCTGCAGACACGTGGCTGGCCTGGGACAGAGAAGACACATTAGGCACAGCTGTAGTAAGGATCCTGTCAAGCCTCGGGTAACAACCTCTGGACTTTGGCCCACAAAAGGTCTCTTGGCTCCCCCAGCTGACCCCTTGCCTTTTGCAGGCTCCTCACTCTTTCATTTGCTTCTGGAATCTTTTCCATCATCTCTACACAGAGGTTGCCTCTAGCCATGCAACAGAGTCTGTTCCCCAGCCCGGTTGCTCCAAACTTGCTATCCCTGAAGTCAAGGAGTCTTTTTCCACTGGTTTCAATAGAAGTAGGGCTGAGCATCTTTTCCTAATCTCGATCCTAACAGCAATTTGAGCGTGGGCCAACAGCACCTCTATGTACAGAAAGTTTCTAATTGGTAGAGGCTCTTAAATCTTCCAGAGAACGCAGTGACTGGAAGATGCATCTGGGCAGATTCGTTCGAGGAATACGGTGCACCCTATTTTCTTGTTACACACCAGGTTATTAACCGCAGGAACAACTTACCCGAGCAGGGGTACGATGAATTGTCTCTCACCTGAGGTCCTAAAATAAAGACTGGGTCTCTGTAAAAGAGAGGCTAGGGCATGACCTGAAATGAAGGATAtctgtgctgcctcccctctgctcaggctGGCTGGTTGTGCAGGATTAGTGTGGATCATCTTCCCTTCCATGCAATCTGCAGCTCTAAGCCCTACAATACAATGGGTagctggggtctgctcccttagTGCTGGTCACAGCAATGCCAAGTGCCACACTTCATTGCTCAGGTGCCACATCCAAGAATTAATTGTGGGGGTCGAGCAATACTTCCTGACCCCAGCATTGCAAGCCCCACCACCCTGGACATGCACAGaaaggtgcagagaagagctAGCAGAGCTCTATTGGTAGGGAACGGAGGGTGGGCAGCAAAGACAGCAATTGACCTACAAAGCATTTTCAGGGGGGACTAGCAAGTGCAGCAGAAGAAAGCAAGAGAAATCCTAGGAGTGAGGCTCAAACAAGACCTGgtctgacttttcttttttccctctttccaggGAACAGTTCAAGACGCCGTCTGACAATGCTGGACCTGCCGTACCAGATGACATGGGGGTCGACACAGGTATGCATGGGGAAGCAACACTGCCTAAGTTAGGTGATGCACTCAAGGTCAGGCAGGAAGTCTGTAGCGAGGCCAGGGAGCAACTCGAGGCCTCCCGAATCTGCATTCACTGACCTCCCAGAGACCATCATTGCTGCACTACCTCCCATCTCCcatgcagcactgcaggaaaGAGATAGTTAGCACCTGACCTTCAAGCATGAAAGTCTGCAGAGCTTGGATCCAGTCATGCTGGTGATCAGTGCCCCATCCTAACACACACCTTCCTAGCACACACGGCTTGTTCACTCTGCTTGTAGACGCCTTTGTGGCTAAGCGCCAGGGCTGAGCGATTACCAGAGTGGGTTGGAAATCCCAGGGTATTTCCCCATACAAAATCAAATCCTTTCCACAGGAGAGGCTTGTTTCttgaggaagggcattggaaTAAATGACCTTTGTGGACACCCTTGTTTTATTCTTCTATATTAAGTGactgctctcttttctccacagcagcTGGTGCCAGTGGGCCAAAAAAACAGTCTTCCTTGTTTAACAACATACCAAATGCTG
This sequence is a window from Alligator mississippiensis isolate rAllMis1 chromosome 15, rAllMis1, whole genome shotgun sequence. Protein-coding genes within it:
- the LOC132245571 gene encoding fibrous sheath-interacting protein 2-like codes for the protein MAKISEDDDSCSQHTDHLHAREDAVIQTTADSVYDKLLAPFQSQVSMQNCLRNGCLVLSEALCDLVFQEVSASPLQSSLSGESPLHHRAEADNIVGDTPRDVSEPLENPNTVPSDLSKIVPLIIKKLAGNLSVFSSLFPIAEMDAEKTLLLKDATAGRSSRHQRHLSRAEVSALAENLDQAVEEGLSRHQISLVPATGEEPPRCPEQEGALIPGGRKYYLIIPQQSGSEQDLYNDITGFDAHLPQDVVTVIIEELSDGPLLRVVSNRLSQSMTDPDRLAKQALSHESISAESKSWQDEEAVPGTSADKTPTGTEELATLRALQPKVDLLTQLAAHYTEDEEGEERVEDDLLESEQQWEEEEELQLIEETTPVKSSPYLWSPLGSFMDTEPSSLAVGGLSASLEAHTTLEIPCTNIPTNSLHNESEFAPDLWVWKNQLVHTASPTCASLLGQHNGALSSRH